Proteins from one Bacillus thuringiensis genomic window:
- a CDS encoding YqbF domain-containing protein: MKIIELKLGGTYTAYGYTFFNGVKEKVANEKANYLLSTGHFKLIDSIEVKKKEK; this comes from the coding sequence ATGAAGATTATAGAATTAAAACTAGGCGGTACATATACTGCATATGGCTATACTTTTTTTAACGGAGTAAAGGAAAAGGTTGCAAATGAGAAAGCAAACTATTTACTAAGTACAGGACATTTTAAGTTAATAGATAGTATAGAGGTTAAAAAGAAAGAGAAGTAA
- a CDS encoding phage portal protein yields the protein MVDKKAIKNVKVLKLQNREMNLRNEELQSKQMAIDPFAQVYGDKELVKPPYDMQVLLNLRESNPIHSACISAKVNDIAGMGFDFAPLDEVTEANQEQYKELKRFMRYCNNEMTSSEILRAVWEDYETVGWGIIEVVRNLKGEPAQLHHIPAHTVRAHKDKIRFAQIVNNEERWFKRFSYPYDFRLVDGETISDSLNENSLLDTEEKAGEVIVIRKFGSRSSYYGIPDYVSSIGSIVGSQAVRDYNINYFTGKTIPDAVLFVEGVDEIDDSVERELKTFFSVETKGEHHKLAVVPVPEGAKARLEKLGPDVKEASFRLYRQDNAMEICVAHRVPPYRIGWAMTGSLGQTTAKEMNEMYKRSIIEPGQQILEHRLNTQLFKEFTETLGELDWQFQLNEIDTDDRASDMQYAIDGYEKSILTRNECRKVIGYEPVLEGDKFLNEDSNSI from the coding sequence ATGGTTGATAAGAAAGCAATTAAGAATGTGAAAGTACTTAAATTACAAAATCGTGAGATGAATTTACGTAATGAGGAACTTCAAAGTAAACAAATGGCAATTGATCCATTTGCACAAGTGTACGGTGATAAAGAACTAGTAAAGCCTCCATATGATATGCAAGTATTATTAAATTTGAGAGAAAGTAACCCTATTCACTCGGCATGTATTAGTGCAAAAGTAAATGATATTGCTGGTATGGGATTTGATTTTGCACCGCTAGATGAAGTGACAGAGGCAAATCAAGAACAATATAAAGAATTAAAGCGTTTTATGAGGTATTGCAACAATGAAATGACAAGTAGCGAAATACTTAGGGCAGTTTGGGAGGATTATGAAACTGTAGGTTGGGGAATTATAGAGGTTGTTCGTAACTTGAAAGGGGAACCAGCGCAGCTTCACCATATTCCAGCACATACGGTTCGTGCGCATAAAGATAAGATTCGATTTGCGCAAATTGTAAATAATGAGGAGAGATGGTTTAAACGATTTAGTTATCCATATGATTTTAGGTTAGTAGATGGAGAAACAATTAGTGATAGCTTAAATGAAAACTCGTTATTAGACACTGAAGAAAAAGCTGGTGAAGTTATTGTAATTCGTAAATTTGGTTCTAGATCATCATACTATGGTATTCCGGATTATGTGAGTTCTATTGGTTCCATTGTAGGATCACAAGCTGTAAGAGATTACAATATTAATTATTTCACTGGTAAAACAATTCCAGATGCTGTTTTGTTTGTTGAGGGTGTTGATGAAATAGATGATTCAGTTGAAAGAGAATTAAAAACATTTTTCTCTGTCGAAACAAAAGGAGAACATCATAAGTTAGCAGTTGTTCCTGTCCCTGAAGGAGCAAAAGCTCGCTTAGAGAAATTAGGGCCTGATGTCAAAGAAGCGAGCTTCCGTTTATATCGCCAAGATAATGCTATGGAAATTTGTGTAGCTCATCGAGTTCCACCATATAGAATTGGTTGGGCTATGACAGGATCACTTGGACAGACGACAGCAAAAGAAATGAATGAAATGTATAAAAGATCAATTATTGAACCAGGTCAACAAATTTTAGAACATCGATTAAATACACAATTATTTAAAGAGTTTACAGAAACGTTGGGGGAGTTGGACTGGCAGTTTCAATTAAATGAAATTGATACAGATGATCGAGCAAGTGATATGCAATATGCAATAGATGGATATGAAAAGAGTATATTAACAAGAAATGAATGCCGAAAAGTTATTGGATACGAACCAGTTCTAGAAGGAGATAAATTTTTAAATGAAGATTCAAATTCGATTTAG
- a CDS encoding phage major capsid protein: MNNKELLARIERIEKSTMTTGGMKAGLLYPEQSKEFFRMVFDATPFSQLHRKEIRKAKKGELDKIAIGGRILRRKMENSDDGYRAGVETSKVEYDTVSIRLPWEITEELLRENIEGEGYEDTVMTLMSTQLGIDLEDLHWNGDVTSEDPFLQINDGWLKQIKQSSKSHIVDHFKLVTGTGDAEASAGFSKDSIFNLSKAMPNKYKNEGLKWIMSPARREKWIEYLTTRSTGLGDAALLGTGDQVNKPLGYEIVTVPSLQDDVIIFADPKNFIAVNTYDTRVRKTVEGKSAVMEDKRFYVIHLDDDAVIQEMDAVAILTNIPDKFGN, from the coding sequence ATGAATAATAAAGAATTATTAGCACGTATTGAACGAATTGAAAAGAGTACAATGACAACAGGAGGAATGAAAGCGGGGCTATTATATCCGGAACAAAGTAAAGAATTTTTCCGAATGGTATTTGATGCAACTCCATTTTCTCAATTGCATCGCAAAGAGATTCGTAAAGCGAAAAAAGGTGAATTAGATAAAATTGCAATCGGTGGTCGAATTTTACGTAGGAAAATGGAAAATAGTGATGATGGCTATCGAGCGGGTGTAGAAACGTCGAAAGTTGAATATGATACAGTTTCTATTCGTTTACCATGGGAGATTACGGAGGAGCTACTTCGAGAAAATATCGAAGGTGAAGGATATGAAGATACTGTTATGACATTAATGTCAACTCAGTTAGGTATTGACCTTGAAGATCTTCATTGGAATGGGGATGTAACTTCAGAAGATCCATTTCTTCAAATTAATGATGGCTGGTTAAAACAAATTAAACAATCAAGTAAATCTCATATTGTCGATCATTTTAAATTAGTGACGGGAACGGGAGATGCTGAAGCTAGCGCCGGATTTAGTAAAGACTCAATCTTTAATTTATCTAAGGCGATGCCTAATAAATATAAAAATGAAGGTTTAAAGTGGATTATGTCACCTGCTCGTAGAGAGAAGTGGATTGAATATTTAACAACTCGTTCAACTGGCTTAGGTGATGCTGCGTTATTAGGTACAGGGGATCAAGTTAATAAGCCGTTAGGGTATGAGATTGTTACAGTTCCTTCTCTTCAAGATGATGTAATTATTTTTGCAGATCCTAAAAACTTTATTGCGGTAAATACGTATGACACGCGAGTTCGTAAGACTGTAGAAGGTAAATCTGCTGTTATGGAAGATAAGCGATTCTATGTTATTCATTTGGATGATGATGCAGTTATTCAAGAAATGGACGCAGTAGCAATTCTTACTAATATACCTGATAAATTTGGAAATTAA
- a CDS encoding XkdF-like putative serine protease domain-containing protein, translating to MPNELKNVEISYVSLVTKGANGRPFAIMKGMNMNGSNVLKNVPILKREDEKQLVTGVVYEPNIEDAHGDIMTAEEIERAAYNFLEKYRYIDKNHDELAGKGTVVESWISKNNTVVGKQNIKKGTWLMTVRVDDSETWKEIKKGKITGFSMGGVGERMEMPQMDEFTQDEKGVIRKMFNFFKSHYDEEQTQEMDNQSLNSKQSSKMQKVFNLFEDVFYVGIWEGNVDIKQMVSTLDEMKDILNTMKGGDTDFSPEDITINSINEVGKILYKKNDKKFDEIISLMNQIKENKLQKNADQNSDEIADIVKREMGPFLERLQELEEQLNKELESTHDTNELENDRESKKTSEFIQKVIDPISKRLEVIERSAQVRKSLGADAKPTNEMRKPVNKWVGLDL from the coding sequence ATGCCAAATGAATTGAAAAATGTAGAAATTAGTTATGTTTCATTAGTAACAAAGGGGGCTAATGGTAGGCCATTTGCAATTATGAAGGGTATGAACATGAATGGCTCTAACGTTTTGAAAAATGTCCCTATTTTAAAGAGGGAAGATGAAAAACAACTTGTAACAGGGGTTGTTTATGAACCAAATATAGAAGATGCACATGGTGATATTATGACGGCTGAAGAAATTGAAAGAGCGGCTTATAATTTTTTGGAGAAATATAGATACATAGATAAAAACCATGACGAGTTGGCAGGAAAAGGAACGGTAGTAGAAAGCTGGATTTCTAAAAATAATACGGTTGTTGGGAAACAAAATATTAAAAAAGGAACATGGCTTATGACTGTTCGAGTAGACGATAGTGAAACATGGAAAGAGATCAAAAAAGGGAAAATCACAGGCTTTTCGATGGGAGGGGTTGGAGAAAGAATGGAGATGCCACAAATGGATGAGTTTACACAAGATGAGAAAGGTGTAATTCGTAAGATGTTTAATTTTTTCAAGTCACATTATGACGAGGAACAAACTCAGGAGATGGATAATCAGTCATTAAATAGTAAACAAAGCTCTAAGATGCAAAAGGTATTTAATTTGTTTGAAGATGTATTTTATGTTGGGATTTGGGAGGGAAATGTAGATATTAAGCAGATGGTTTCCACCTTAGATGAAATGAAGGACATTTTAAATACAATGAAGGGTGGTGATACAGATTTCTCGCCGGAAGATATTACTATTAATTCCATAAATGAAGTAGGCAAAATCTTATATAAGAAAAATGATAAAAAATTTGATGAAATAATTTCTTTGATGAACCAAATTAAAGAAAATAAGTTACAAAAAAACGCAGATCAAAATTCAGATGAGATTGCAGACATTGTAAAGAGAGAAATGGGTCCTTTTCTTGAGAGATTACAGGAGTTGGAAGAACAGTTAAATAAAGAACTTGAATCAACTCATGATACTAATGAATTAGAAAATGACAGAGAATCTAAAAAGACAAGTGAATTTATTCAGAAGGTAATAGACCCCATTTCAAAGAGACTTGAAGTAATTGAGCGATCAGCACAAGTTCGTAAAAGTCTTGGGGCTGATGCCAAACCAACAAACGAGATGAGAAAACCAGTAAATAAATGGGTAGGATTAGATCTATAA